In Chloroflexota bacterium, the genomic window TCCGTCTCGGTTGAACGAAAGACCATAGCTTCCTCTCGGCCTTGTGCAAAGGCCTTCAAGTTGATTTCCCTGAACTTGGCGTCAACCCGCCGAGCGATATCCTCCTGCCATAATGCTACCTCCACCGGAAGAAAAGCTGAAAGAAACCCCAGCAGCACTACTCCGGCTACCCGAGCATTGCCCAGTGCCTGGGCTATCCTTAGCCCGGGAACAAAGGCCAGACGCTTAGTATACAGGGAGACCACACGCGCCACTTTCTCCTGATCCGGATAGGAGGCTGCATCACCAGCCACAGACAGGGGAGGCAACTCCTGGTCACTGATGATCGCCAGGCCATTGGGGTTGATATAGCTGGCGCATCGAGCCGCCTCCAAGCGCTCGAAACCCACCAGGAAATCAGCCTCGCCCTTCTTAATTAGAGGGGCAAATACCTTAGCCCCGATGCGGATATGGCTAACAACGCTGCCTCCCCGCTGGGCCATCCCGATGGCATCGGACTTTTTAACATCAAAGCCGGCGCGCATCGCTACCTCTGCCAGCGAGTCGCTGGCCAGGATTACCCCCTGACCACCCACACCAGCCATTAACACATCTATCTTACGCAATCTCTTTTTCCGCCCTTACTATGGCTTCCCTGGGGCACACCTGCAAACAGATGCCGCAAGCATCACCCACGCAGCGACCTTTGTCTATTGTGGCCTTATCCCCCTCCCGGAGCAAAGCTGGGCAGCCCAACCTGAGACAGGTAGCGCAACCATCACACCGATCGGCATCAATGGAGAATGGCCTGCTGGTCGGGCGTTCTTTGAGCGGACAAGGGCCGCGGGCGATGATTACCGAAGTCTCCTCACTCTCCACACAGCGCCTCAGGGTGTGTTCTATCTGAGCAATATCAAAGGCATTGACAACGTTAACATCTCTTACCCCTAGCCCCCGACACAGGTATTCCAGGTCCACCTTCGTTAGCTTTTCCCCTCGCGGTGAGATGCCAGTGCCCGGATGACCTTGGTGTCCCGTCATACCTGTAGTATCGTTATCCAGGATAACCACAGTGCCAGCGCTCTGGTTGTATACCATATCCACCAGGCCAGTTATACCAGAGTGGACAAACGTGGAATCACCTATTACTGCCACTATCTTATTTGCCACCCCTGCCTTCTCAAGCCCCAGAGCCTGACCAATACTAGCCCCCATGCAGGCACAAGTATCCAATGCCAAGAGAGGCGGATAAACCGCTAAGGTATAGCAGCCAATGTCACTGGTAGCAATAATGCCGCCCTGTCTCAGACCTGAGGGCAGTTTGCCACCCTCGTTCGCCTCGAGTGGGTTGAGATGACGATAGAACCCCAGCCTTCTCAGAACAAAGCTAGTAGCTATGTGTGGGCAGCCAGCACATAAGACGGGCGGTCTCACCGGTAGTTCTACTTGAGTCTCTTTCCGGGACAATGCCCTCCTGACATTCTTGAGCAGGCCGACTCTGTGAGCACTGTCCTCCAAGGTGTCTATGGTCAGTTCGCCGATGGGAGGCACGAATTCTTTGCCCTTAACCTCCAACCCCATGGCTCTTATCTGCTCCTCCATAAATGGGTCC contains:
- the iorA gene encoding indolepyruvate ferredoxin oxidoreductase subunit alpha: MRRLLSGNEAIALGAYHAGVSVATAYPGTPSTEILENLARLPGPYVEWSANEKVAMEVGLGASYGGVRALVSMKHVGLNVAADPFFAASVTGVRGGLVVVSCDDPGMHSSQGEQDNRHFARFAKIPMLEPSDSQEAYDLMSIAFQLSEEFDTPVMVRSTTRISHCKGVVEIGEAASWQPKRPRFIRDLDKFVMVPSNARKRRPLMEERVATLARWADNFPKNEVIIQNTRLGVIASGAAYQYAREVFKKASFLKLVATYPLPKQLIADFSRQVETLVVVEELDPFMEEQIRAMGLEVKGKEFVPPIGELTIDTLEDSAHRVGLLKNVRRALSRKETQVELPVRPPVLCAGCPHIATSFVLRRLGFYRHLNPLEANEGGKLPSGLRQGGIIATSDIGCYTLAVYPPLLALDTCACMGASIGQALGLEKAGVANKIVAVIGDSTFVHSGITGLVDMVYNQSAGTVVILDNDTTGMTGHQGHPGTGISPRGEKLTKVDLEYLCRGLGVRDVNVVNAFDIAQIEHTLRRCVESEETSVIIARGPCPLKERPTSRPFSIDADRCDGCATCLRLGCPALLREGDKATIDKGRCVGDACGICLQVCPREAIVRAEKEIA